CCGAACATCATCATGATCGGTGAAATCCGGGATGCGGAGACCGGCATCGTCGCGGCGGAAGCCGCGCTGACGGGCAACCTGGTCCTGAGCACGATGCTCTCCAGCGATGCGGTCGGCACGATCCTCCGGCTCCACAACCTCGGCATCCCTCCCTACTGGCTCGCGACCACTCTTGCCGGCGTGGTCTACCAGCAGCTGGTCAGGAAGATCTGCGAGTTCTGCAAGGAAGAGTATACGCCCCCCGAGGAGGAACACTCGCTCTTCATGGATACGGTCGCGGGCAAGTCAAAATTCTTCCGGGGGAAGGGCTGTCCGAAATGCGACGGCACCGGGTACCGCGGGAGGACCGCGATCCACGAAATCCTCGTCATCAACGACCAGCTGAGAGACCTCATCTATCAGGAGGCTTCGTTCATGAAACTCAAGGAGGCCGCGCGCGTGGCCGGTTTTGAGAATATCTATCAGGACGCCGTAAAGAAGGTCGCCGCCGGTGAAACGACAATCGCCGAGTTCTCCAGAGCGATCGGCTGACCGGTATTCACGCCGTCCCCGTGCAAGATTGCCGGTTCCTCCGATCAGCATAGATTACTGTAAACCCCCGATTTGGACGGAATAATTTACCGGCCCCGCCAGCCCCCCCCGCCTCTCATTCGGCGCCTCACTCGAGAAAAGCTCCAAAATTGATTGATTTCGTTAACGAAAGGCACGGGGAAGCCCTTCCATTGCGGGTTGGCTCGATAGTTGCACTATTTTCTCCACAGAAAACAGAATTCCTTAATATGGGGGTTTCATGGGACAACAACAGCTTCTTTTAGTCATCCTAGGCATCATCATCGTGGGTATTGCGATCTCGGTGGGTGTCACACAGTTTGGCGCCCATAGCCAGCAGGCAAACAAGGATGGGGTAACGGAGAGTCTCGTCGCAATCTCCGCGAATGCGTATCAGTTCAAGATCCGTCCGAGCACCATGGGCGGCGGCAGCAACTCGTTTGTCGGTTATGCCGTGCCGACGAAAATGAGCAGGGACGATAACGGGTTCCTGTACGTCACCGGAACCGTCACCGCGTCAAGCTGCGAGATCCAGGGAACCTCCACCATTAACACGAACTGGGTCGCGTCGTGTGTCGTAGACGATTCGGGGAAAACGACGATCACGTACGTGGGTTGGTGACGAGCGGTTCCTGACGGCGAAGAGCTTATCCGCCGTTCTCGTACCGAAGCTGTTCTTCCTTCGGTTTCTCGGGAGGAGCGCCGAAGTGATTGGTAAAACCGGGATACACGATCCGTGAATCCCGGGTATTGATGACCGTTTGATTCAGGACCGCAGTATTAAGTTCGTGTGGTGTCTCAATTTGGCCGAACATCTCTCCACCTCGTCATGCTGACATGCTCCTGGTCAGCATCTTTCAACTCTTTTATAAAGATCCCGACCTAGAACATGTCGGGATGACGAGCAAAAAATGAAATTGCGACACTACCTGAGTTCGAGTTGCTTCTTCTGGCTCGCGAAGAGGCCGGAAACCGTTGCAACAAGAGCGAGCTTCCCCTCGAACAACTCCTGCCGTGCCGGACCTCGTCACTTCAGAAGCATCATCTTCTTGACCAGCGTATAGGACTGGCTCACCGGATTTTCGTCATCGGTGGCGGTCTCCGCGACCAGCCTGTAGAAATAGACACCGGAGGCGAGTTTCAAGACGTCCCCGGACACTCCAACCTGGCTCCAACCCTCGTCGTGGGACTCTCTGTCGATAAGGGTGGCGACTACCTGCCCCAGCGTGTTATAGAGTTTCAGGGTAACGATGCTCGGTTGGACCAGATAAAACTCTATCGTCGTCGTGGGATTGAAGGGGTTCGGATAATTCTGTTCGAGCGTGAACCTCTCTGGGAATCCCGTCTGGTTGGAAGCCCTGGACGGCGCGGTCCCGAGAGCGGCAAACGAGCTGTCGAGGCGCAGGAACGGGACATCCGCCAGCCCGCGGACCGGCTTCACGCGCAGCTCCGACCCGAAGCTGATCGTATCCATCGGCCCCGAAAACGCTGAGTCGATCATCCGGATGATCCCATAGAGGCCGATCGAATCGAGGGCCTCGTATCCCGGGGGAATGGCGCAATGGTTCTTGCCGACGGTGTCTTTGTAAGACGACATGTAAGCGTCGAGCGTCGATGCGATCTCCCGGAGAGATTTGCCGTTGAAGGGATTGCTTCCTCCGGCGTTGAAGATGAGGTTTCCGAATCCGCCCGGGGTGATCCCAAGATCGCTCGCCTTGATATTCGCCTGCAGCGCGACCGCCTCGGCAAAGAGTTTGTTGTTCCCCTGTGTCGGAGTGAGATGTCTCTGCTGTTTCTTGATGGATTTTAGTACTGAATTGGCGTAGGTGCCAAGGCATCTGGGATCGCCGATATGCATTCTGCGCTTGCTGTCGACAAGGGACTTCATCACGTCTTTGTAATCCAGATGAAGCACGGTGTGGGGACCCCCGAGACCGACGCGAAGGCTCAAGCCTGCCCCCGCTTTGAGCACGTTGATCGCGTTCGGCATCGGTAACAGGAGCGTATTATCCACAAACGCGGCCGGCTTCCCGACAAGGCTCCGGTTCCCGTTCGAGAAGACCCACCACCACGTCGCCCCCGACTGAATCTTGGGCTTTGCCGCAAAACCGTGCAGTATAACCGTGTCCCCGGAATCGATCGGAGCGGCAAAGGTGATATCGACGCGCGTTTTCTTGAGGTTGAACGCCTGGCTTCCCCACGGGGTCACCTCAAGGGTGTCGACGACCGCCGGACTGAACTTCACGACCAGCTTCGTCACAATGGAATCGGAGGATTCGGTGTTGACGAATCCCATCCGAAACTCGGCCCTGGTGGGCTTCACCGGGATCGGCTTCGGCTTTCCTTTCAGGTCGAGGGCCAGCGCCAGTCTTTCCGGGAGAAACGTCCGGAACGAAAGGCTGAAAGTCGTGTCCCGCACGTTGCCGAACTCAATGCCGGAGAGGTTTTGCTCCGGTCCGAGATCGAGCACATAGGGGGCCAGATTGGCCGGATGCGTCTGCCGCCAGTTCGCGCGGAAAACCTCGCTCACCGTGTACTTGCCCGGCCAGAGCCCCGTGAGAGAGTAACTCCCGTCGGACTGTGTGACCGAGGAAGCCGAGGCGGAGGTTCCGTAGACAGTGGTGCCCACCGTGTTTAATTGAATCGTCCAGCCGCCGAGGCCCGCTTCGCCGCTATCCCTCGCGCCGTTTCCGTCGAGGTCGTTGAACTTCAGCCCGGAGATGCTTCCGGAGACAATCAGGTAGTTGCCGAAATCGACGCTATCGAGCGTCTCCCCGGAGTTCAGGACCAGGCTGTAGGGAACGGTCGGGACCGACGGCCACCAGCCGACATTCTGCTGTGACAGTAGTTCGGAAACCGTGCAGGTCCCGGGCGGAAGGCCCTGAAAAATGTAAAACCCGCTGCTATCGGTGGTCCTCTTTTTGTCATACAGTTTATGACCGGTCGAATCCCGTACGATGCAATGGATTTGGAAACCCGCCACTCCCACCTCGTCCGGATCGAACAATTGATTGCGATTACGATCGTTAAATTTCTGGCCCAGGACGGCGTTCGTCAACGGCGAGAAATAGTTGCCGAAATCCATATTGTTCAGCGTCGTGCTGAGATCGGGGATGTTCACGGCATACGTCTCGCTGGCCGGGAACGACTCAACCCATCCATGATGGAGGCGCCCGGGCGCCTCGCTGACCACGTATTGCCCAGGCTGAAGAACGAAGAGCTGGTACTGCCCGAGCGAGTCTGTGTAATCGTAGTCGATCGTCGTGCCGTTCGTGTCGGAGAGGATGACCCGCCAATCGGCCAGGAGCGAGTCGGTCCCCGGCTCATAGACGGAATCCTTGTTGACGTCGTTGAAGACCTTTCCGTTCACAAAGCTCGCATTGGTAAAATTTCCGAACCAGACGCTGTCGACGAGAGTGTCCGCCGACGACATTGTGATATCGATATGCGAAGGGAACGGGGAGGGGAACTTCTGGGTCCAGCCGGCCTTCTGCTCGTCGGTGAGAGTGTAGGATCCGAGCGGAAGCGGGAGCGTGAATTTCCCCCTGAAATTGGTCTTCGTCGAGATGGTGATGCCGCCGCCGGTCGCGGTCACCAGCCAGTCTTTCACGCCGCGGTCGGTGCTGTCCTTGACCCCGTTGTTATTCGCGTCGAAGAATGTTTTTCCCGTGATGGTTCCGCCCTGATCGAAGACGATCACGTTATCGACAAACCAGCCGGGGAAATCATTTTCAAGGGAGTCTCCTGTGTCAAAATAAAAGCGAAGGTTGACGGCATGCCCGATGTACGGCGTGAGATCGAGCGAACTGATCGTCCATCCGTAACTGTCTCCCGAGGGGGCGGAGCCGTAACCGCCCCGCAGGTGGGTCCAACTCGATCCCCCGTTCGTGCTGACATCGACCATGCAGAAATCCC
This region of Bacteroidota bacterium genomic DNA includes:
- a CDS encoding SdrD B-like domain-containing protein → MTTDRISSPRHGFPNFGILLSLLCLTLLAAPSGAGASRIRSHSDSRQLRRMEADRQLRDYRDRIGKTVSKGRTGFRSEPGVTLKFDNTLSTSSVIFFQDDMEGGTNGWTTQAITGTDVWHQSTLNANSPTHSWWAGVEGPATYHTGARVNAALKSPPIDLTAALGPVSLLFTENYVTEAGWDFCMVDVSTNGGSSWTHLRGGYGSAPSGDSYGWTISSLDLTPYIGHAVNLRFYFDTGDSLENDFPGWFVDNVIVFDQGGTITGKTFFDANNNGVKDSTDRGVKDWLVTATGGGITISTKTNFRGKFTLPLPLGSYTLTDEQKAGWTQKFPSPFPSHIDITMSSADTLVDSVWFGNFTNASFVNGKVFNDVNKDSVYEPGTDSLLADWRVILSDTNGTTIDYDYTDSLGQYQLFVLQPGQYVVSEAPGRLHHGWVESFPASETYAVNIPDLSTTLNNMDFGNYFSPLTNAVLGQKFNDRNRNQLFDPDEVGVAGFQIHCIVRDSTGHKLYDKKRTTDSSGFYIFQGLPPGTCTVSELLSQQNVGWWPSVPTVPYSLVLNSGETLDSVDFGNYLIVSGSISGLKFNDLDGNGARDSGEAGLGGWTIQLNTVGTTVYGTSASASSVTQSDGSYSLTGLWPGKYTVSEVFRANWRQTHPANLAPYVLDLGPEQNLSGIEFGNVRDTTFSLSFRTFLPERLALALDLKGKPKPIPVKPTRAEFRMGFVNTESSDSIVTKLVVKFSPAVVDTLEVTPWGSQAFNLKKTRVDITFAAPIDSGDTVILHGFAAKPKIQSGATWWWVFSNGNRSLVGKPAAFVDNTLLLPMPNAINVLKAGAGLSLRVGLGGPHTVLHLDYKDVMKSLVDSKRRMHIGDPRCLGTYANSVLKSIKKQQRHLTPTQGNNKLFAEAVALQANIKASDLGITPGGFGNLIFNAGGSNPFNGKSLREIASTLDAYMSSYKDTVGKNHCAIPPGYEALDSIGLYGIIRMIDSAFSGPMDTISFGSELRVKPVRGLADVPFLRLDSSFAALGTAPSRASNQTGFPERFTLEQNYPNPFNPTTTIEFYLVQPSIVTLKLYNTLGQVVATLIDRESHDEGWSQVGVSGDVLKLASGVYFYRLVAETATDDENPVSQSYTLVKKMMLLK